Proteins encoded by one window of Emticicia oligotrophica DSM 17448:
- a CDS encoding NAD(P)/FAD-dependent oxidoreductase, protein MLSFWEKDVFLKKYDVIIVGAGFSGLWLAFFLKKQNPKIQIAILERGVLPTGASTKNAGFSCFGSPTELLENIAVMGVDEAMFLAEQRFRGIKMIEQYFGSEIEFDACGGTELFINDGVFDDTIHKIDYLNDSIKRIVGNENHFYVDKNIIGNAGFYGFESAITNSVEGSIHSGKLVNVMIESLQDLKVKFFFGVEVDSFEENSGEVCIKTKNNLTFLSKHLCFTTNAFTKQLLPDIDLYPGRGQVLITEPIEGLNWSGTFHFDKGFYYFRNYQNRVLLGGGRNLNFTLENTDEFGITSLIQEKLEELLFKNIIPNFKQTKIDYRWSGIMAFDETKTPVCKMLSNQVSLSVRMNGMGVALAPTLSELLAKQITEVLQY, encoded by the coding sequence ATGCTAAGTTTTTGGGAAAAAGATGTTTTTTTGAAAAAATATGATGTAATCATCGTAGGTGCAGGTTTTTCTGGATTGTGGTTGGCTTTCTTTTTGAAAAAGCAGAATCCAAAAATTCAAATAGCCATTTTGGAACGAGGGGTTTTACCAACTGGTGCAAGTACGAAAAATGCAGGTTTTTCATGTTTTGGAAGTCCAACTGAATTATTGGAAAATATTGCTGTAATGGGTGTTGATGAGGCTATGTTTTTAGCTGAACAACGATTTCGTGGAATAAAAATGATTGAGCAATATTTTGGGTCAGAAATTGAGTTTGATGCCTGCGGTGGAACTGAATTATTTATTAATGATGGCGTTTTTGATGATACCATTCATAAAATTGATTATCTGAATGATTCTATTAAAAGAATAGTAGGCAATGAAAACCATTTTTATGTCGATAAAAATATCATTGGAAATGCTGGATTTTATGGTTTTGAAAGTGCAATAACCAATAGTGTTGAAGGGTCAATACATAGTGGCAAACTTGTCAATGTAATGATTGAAAGCTTGCAAGACCTAAAAGTTAAATTTTTCTTTGGAGTAGAAGTAGATTCATTCGAAGAAAATAGTGGTGAGGTATGTATAAAAACCAAAAATAACCTCACTTTTTTATCAAAACACCTTTGTTTTACAACCAATGCTTTTACAAAGCAATTATTACCCGATATTGACTTATACCCTGGTCGTGGACAGGTCTTGATTACTGAACCCATAGAAGGGTTGAATTGGAGTGGTACTTTTCACTTTGATAAGGGCTTTTATTATTTTAGAAACTACCAAAATCGAGTATTATTGGGTGGTGGAAGAAATCTAAATTTTACGCTCGAAAATACAGATGAATTTGGAATCACGAGTTTAATACAAGAAAAATTAGAAGAACTTTTATTCAAAAATATTATTCCCAATTTCAAGCAAACTAAAATTGATTATCGTTGGAGTGGGATAATGGCATTTGATGAAACAAAAACGCCTGTTTGTAAAATGCTTTCAAACCAAGTCTCGCTCAGTGTTCGAATGAATGGTATGGGTGTTGCATTGGCTCCAACTTTATCTGAATTATTAGCAAAACAAATCACCGAAGTTCTTCAATATTGA
- a CDS encoding SulP family inorganic anion transporter, producing the protein MRKLSFNYLNADLSAGLVVFLVALPLCLGVALASGAPLISGVVAGIVGGIVVGLISGSQLGVSGPAAGLTVIVLNAITEIGLYESFLTAVVLAGVFQLIFGLLKAGVIGYYFPSSVIKGMLTAIGIIIILKQIPHAMGIDLDYIGDEDFIQKDGQNTFSELFRISELFNEGALTIGIVSLGIMILWEQDFIKKNKILSLFPGALLAVIVGIILNNGLLSFPPVFHLESVHLVNLPVINSLDDFTNLFQLPNFAAITNPLIWKTGIVIAIIASLETLLSVEATDKLDPDSRITPTNRELIAQGTGNIVSGLLGGIPVTQVIVRSSANIQSGGKTNLSTIIHGLLLLICTVSIPIFLNQIPLASLAVVLIMVGYKLAKPSIFKQLYQEGQDQFVPFVVTVIAVVFTDLLKGIGIGLIVAMVYVLYTNYKGSISFLRDGKSVLIQFNKDIFYFNKSELKQKLAELDEGDMVYVDGVKASFIDHDIYLTLEEFQKEVISRNINVQLKGINKEKTKIR; encoded by the coding sequence ATGAGAAAATTAAGTTTTAATTACTTAAATGCTGATTTATCAGCAGGTTTAGTTGTATTTTTAGTTGCTCTCCCATTATGTTTAGGTGTTGCGTTAGCATCAGGTGCTCCGCTCATTTCTGGTGTTGTCGCTGGAATTGTAGGAGGTATAGTAGTTGGCTTAATAAGTGGCTCACAATTAGGAGTTAGTGGCCCAGCCGCCGGTCTAACAGTAATCGTTTTAAACGCTATTACCGAAATAGGATTATATGAATCATTTTTAACAGCCGTAGTTTTGGCTGGCGTATTTCAGTTAATCTTTGGCTTATTGAAGGCAGGAGTTATTGGCTATTATTTCCCTTCTTCAGTTATCAAAGGTATGCTGACAGCCATTGGTATTATAATTATCTTGAAGCAGATTCCTCATGCAATGGGAATAGATTTAGACTACATCGGAGATGAAGATTTTATTCAAAAAGATGGTCAAAATACTTTTTCCGAGTTATTTCGTATTAGTGAGCTATTCAACGAAGGTGCATTAACGATAGGGATTGTCTCGTTAGGTATTATGATTTTGTGGGAGCAAGACTTTATCAAAAAAAATAAAATATTAAGTCTATTCCCAGGTGCTTTACTTGCAGTTATTGTGGGAATTATTTTGAACAATGGTTTATTATCGTTTCCACCAGTATTTCATTTAGAGAGCGTACATCTCGTTAATCTACCTGTAATCAATTCTTTGGACGATTTTACTAACTTATTTCAATTACCAAATTTTGCTGCAATTACTAATCCATTGATTTGGAAAACGGGCATTGTTATAGCAATTATTGCAAGTTTGGAAACCTTATTAAGTGTTGAAGCTACTGATAAACTAGACCCTGATTCAAGAATTACTCCCACTAATCGAGAGCTAATAGCACAAGGTACTGGCAATATTGTTTCAGGTTTGTTGGGTGGTATTCCAGTTACCCAGGTAATTGTACGGAGTTCCGCCAATATTCAGTCAGGTGGCAAAACAAATTTATCTACAATTATTCATGGTTTGTTATTATTAATTTGTACTGTTTCCATTCCAATATTTCTCAATCAAATACCTCTTGCATCGTTAGCAGTAGTATTAATTATGGTTGGTTATAAACTGGCCAAGCCGTCTATTTTTAAACAACTTTATCAAGAAGGACAAGACCAATTTGTGCCTTTTGTAGTTACAGTAATTGCTGTTGTGTTTACAGATTTATTGAAAGGAATTGGTATCGGTTTAATTGTGGCAATGGTATATGTATTGTATACTAATTATAAAGGCTCAATTTCATTTCTTCGTGATGGTAAGAGTGTCTTAATTCAGTTTAACAAAGATATCTTCTATTTCAATAAATCAGAATTGAAACAAAAGTTGGCAGAATTAGATGAAGGAGATATGGTGTACGTAGATGGTGTGAAGGCATCATTTATCGACCATGACATTTACTTAACGCTTGAAGAGTTTCAGAAGGAGGTAATCAGTAGAAACATTAATGTACAATTAAAAGGAATAAACAAGGAAAAAACTAAAATCAGATAA
- a CDS encoding carbonic anhydrase → MQSYQKLLLANKAWAAEKLRLDESYFENLSANQSPEFLWIGCADSRVPADQVTGTQPGDIFVHRNVANLVVHTDINMLSVLQYAVEVLKVKHILVVGHYNCGGVKASMDNKDYGLINKWLRHIKDVNVKHIDELSKIDDFQSRFDRLVELNVVEQVRNLAKTTIVQKAWANGDYPHLHGWVLDLKSGLIKTIMEIFPDDLSAIEEVYRYELPVVELSEVMK, encoded by the coding sequence ATGCAATCATATCAAAAACTTTTATTAGCAAATAAGGCATGGGCAGCCGAAAAACTTCGACTGGATGAGTCTTATTTTGAAAACCTTTCTGCCAATCAAAGTCCAGAGTTTTTATGGATTGGTTGTGCTGATAGTCGTGTTCCTGCCGACCAAGTTACAGGCACTCAACCCGGAGATATTTTTGTGCACAGAAATGTAGCTAATTTAGTGGTACATACTGATATTAATATGTTGAGCGTATTACAATATGCAGTTGAGGTTTTAAAAGTAAAGCATATTCTAGTGGTTGGACACTACAACTGTGGTGGTGTAAAGGCCTCGATGGATAATAAAGATTATGGTTTAATTAATAAGTGGCTCAGACACATTAAAGATGTGAATGTAAAACATATTGATGAGTTAAGTAAAATTGATGATTTTCAATCTCGATTTGATAGGCTTGTAGAATTGAATGTAGTTGAACAAGTAAGAAATTTAGCTAAAACGACAATTGTTCAAAAAGCTTGGGCGAATGGTGATTATCCACATTTACATGGATGGGTGCTTGATTTAAAAAGTGGGTTAATTAAAACCATTATGGAAATCTTTCCCGATGATTTGTCGGCAATTGAAGAAGTTTATAGATATGAATTGCCAGTTGTTGAATTAAGTGAAGTAATGAAATAA
- a CDS encoding IS1/IS1595 family N-terminal zinc-binding domain-containing protein, protein MNLPNCPQCDSNNISRNGIIKERQRFKCKDCGYNFTVEKMGKSIESYYVIKALQLYIEGVSYREIERLLGVSHVSVMNWVKKYQVKIPKQTLYHPTYKVMNHKELAEFFASRENLKGAGMVVTELGDKFMLIKWERFKK, encoded by the coding sequence ATGAACCTCCCAAACTGCCCCCAATGTGATTCAAATAATATCTCACGAAATGGTATCATTAAAGAAAGACAGCGTTTTAAATGTAAAGATTGTGGATACAATTTTACAGTAGAAAAAATGGGTAAAAGTATCGAAAGCTATTATGTGATTAAGGCTTTGCAGCTTTACATTGAAGGGGTAAGTTATCGTGAAATTGAACGATTATTAGGTGTTAGTCACGTTTCTGTAATGAATTGGGTAAAAAAATACCAAGTCAAGATTCCCAAACAGACGCTTTATCATCCAACATATAAAGTGATGAATCATAAAGAATTAGCCGAGTTTTTTGCGAGTAGAGAAAACCTCAAAGGAGCAGGAATGGTAGTAACAGAGTTAGGAGATAAGTTTATGCTCATTAAATGGGAAAGATTTAAAAAATGA